The genomic DNA ACGAGTAGTGAGCGTTCGCCGAGTACTTTATCGATTAAAAATCCGGGTGTTTTAAAGAAATTGGTTTTTCCGAGTACGGCGCTCAGCACTTTTGAGAATTCGCGCTGTCTGACCTGCACGGGTGCGGTGATGTTGACCGGGCCGCTGATTTCCTGGTTCACGCCGATAAATAAGAGTGCATTGACCACGTCATCGATGTGCACCCAGGAATACCATTGGCGGCCGCTCCCGATTTCCCCGCCGACGTTTGCGTTATACAGTTTTTCCATGACGGGCAGTGCTCCCCGGTGTTTATCGAGTACCAGACCAAAGCGTGAAAACACGACGCGGATGCCGAGGTCGCCAATTTTCCGGGCGGCCGATTCCCAGCGGTTCACGACGTCTGATAAAAAGTTCGTCGATGATAATTTGTCGAGTTCATTGTATTCGGCGACCTCACTTGCCGGATAATAACCGACAGCGCTGGCATTAATAAATGCAAGTGGTTTTATATCCGACGTCTCGAGCCAGCGGTGAAGCATATTCGTGACACCGAGTCTGCTGTCCAGTATCAGTTCTTTATATTCTTCTGTCCATTTTTCGTTCAGCGGTGCGCCTGCAAAGTTGTAAATCAGGTCAAAGTCTTCAGGCAGTGCCCCGGCCCAGTCCAGGTTGTTTAAATTGCTGTCATCGTATTTAACGTAATGTATATAAGGGTGTTCGCTCGTCTGTTCCTGACGCGTCAAAATGTAAACGTGATGGCGGTCTTTACGGAATGCATAGGCGAGTTTCGTGCCGATAAAACCGGTACCGCCTGTAATTAGTATATTCAAGTTTATGGCCTCCCAATACATATGATTAACTTTATACTAATTGAAAAAAGGACCCAAGTCACGTATGTGACCCGGGTCCGGCAAAGTTAAATATTATTTTTCTGGTTCCATGACGTGGTCGATTAAGCCGTACTCCTTAGCTTCTTCAGCTGTCATGAAGTTGTCGCGGTCAGTATCTCTCTCGATTTTCTCAAGAGGCTGACCTGTGCGGTCTGCTAAAATCTGGTTCAGCTTCTCGCGTGTTTTTAAAATGTGCTTCGCTGCAATCTCAATTTCAGTTGCCTGACCCTGAGCGCCGCCAAGCGGCTGGTGAATCATAATTTCAGCGTTAGGAAGCGCGTAGCGTTTTCCTTTTGCACCTGCTGTTAACAGGAATGATCCCATCGATGCAGCAAGTCCGAGGCTGATTGTCTGAACATCCGGCTTAATGTGCTGGATTGTATCGTAGATTGCCATGCCGGCAGTAACGCTTCCGCCCGGTGAGTTGATATAAAGGTAAATATCTTTTTCCGAGTCCTGAGCCTGCAGGAATAACAGCTGGCTGACTACCGAGTTTGCAACGTTATCATCGATTGCGCTCCCGATCATAATAATTCTATCTTTTAAGAGTCTTGAATAAATATCGTAAGCACGTTCGCCACGATTTGTCTGTTCAATAACCGTAGGTATTAAATTCATTATATTGCCTCCTGTTTGGTGAACTAAATTTTATTTGATAATATATTTATAACACGTTAGTCAAATAAGGTCAAAAGAAAGAACTTCTGCTGTAATTCAGTTTATCATATTATTTTATTACGTATTTCGTCAATAATTAGTCTTTATTCCTCAATACTTCCTTGCTATAATAAAATGTGCTTTACATATATTAATCTACCCCCGTGGTGTAATGGATAACACGTAAGATTCCGGTTCTTAAGATGGGAGTTCAATTCTTCTCGGGGGTGCTAACAAAGAGGTGGGACAGTTGTCAGTCGAAGAACTAGAAACAGTCGATAAACCCGATGACAGTTTAGACGATGCCTTTGTCCGGAAAGTTTTCTATGTCTGTTTAAACAGCGGGAAGATTTTACTGGAAAGCGGCGCGGAAACATACCGTATCGAAGATACGATGATCCGCATGGCAAACAATTACGGGATCGATAATGTGCAGGTCTTTGTCACAACAACAGTAATCATTCTGTCGATGAATGACTACGCGCTGTCTCAAACGATTAGAATCGATGAACGAGCCAATAACTTACAAAAAGTCGTAAACATTAACGACTTATCGAGAAGCATCACTAAAGGATTACCGATCCGGGATGCGATTAATACGATTGAAAACATTCACGAAACAAAAATGTTTCCGTTCTGGCTGATCGTCTTTACCGGCGGAATGGTTGCGATAATGTTTCTGCTGCTGTTTAACGGTGTGCCGGGAGATATTCCGGTCGCTGCTGCAGGCGGTATGATAGGGGTGCTGATTACGGAAAGTATTCAGCGCTATACTAAAATTAAATTTTTCAACGAATTCTTCGCAGCGTTCTTTATCGCTGTGATTTCCGTATTATATGTGGAGTTCGGACCGGGAACCGAGCTCGAAACGATTATTATCGCAGCGGTGATGCCGCTCGTACCCGGTGTACTGATTACGAATGCGATACGTGAAATGATACGCGGTCATCTGATGGCGGGGACGATGAAAGGCGCAGAAGCCTCGCTGACGGCGATTGCAATCGGTGCCGGTGTCGGACTGGTATTCATGGCAATCTAGGAGGGAAACGATGTTATACGTTGTACAATTTATACTCAGTTTCTTTGCCTCTGCGGGATTCGGAATACTGTTCAATGCACCGAGGAGAACGATACTTGCCGGCGGGCTGAGCGGGGCTTTCGGCTGGCTCATTTATTTTATCGCGACCCAGTTCGAGATTCAGGCGGTCATTGCGACATTTTTCGGTGCGATAATGCTGACACTACTGTCGATAATGAGTGCGCGTTATTTACGGGCGCCGATTATTATTTTCATTACATGCGGTATTATTCCGCTCGTTCCCGGCGGTATGGCATACAATGCGATGCGGAGCGTCGTGCTCCAGAATTACGACCTGGCACTTGCCTACGGCTTCCAGGTGGCATTAATATCGATGGCCATTGCGATGGGAATTATTTCGACAGAAATGATAGATTCACTATTCCAGACACTGAAACGCGAAATTAAAAATATGCGGAAGAAAGAGGCTTAACCAATGCTTAATCTTACTTATTACACACGCGACAACTGTCAGCTGTGTAATGAAGGAAAACTCCAGATCAGACTTGCATTGTCTGAACTGAGGGATAACGTAGTGAAACTGACAGAAGTGAATATTGATAACGACGATGAACTGCAGGAGGAATACATGGTGCGCATACCCGTTCTGAGCGACGGCGGCAACGTGATTCAGGAAGGCATTCTCGACTTTGTAACTATATACGATTACGTAAAAGACAATTACAGATAATAAATACAGTAAGGCGGCGGACAGTTTATGTCCGCTGCTTTTTTTGCGTCTGCGGCCCAAAATACTTTTATAGTTTTCATAAGAGGCCGACATATGTATAATTAGAGTGAATATAAATTTGGAGGCGCATTCATGAAGAAGACTCTTGAAGATGTTGAATTAAAAGGCAAAAAGGTATTAATACGGGCAGATTTTAACGTGCCGATGAAAAGCGGTAAGATTACGGATGATACACGTATTAAAGCTGCTGTAAAAACAATTTCTTATGTTTTGGCCAAAGGCGGGAAAGTGATTCTGTTTTCACACCTCGGGCGTATTAAAACGAAAGAGGACAAGCGTGAATACTCCCTGGCTCCGGTTGCAGACCGTCTAAGCGATATTATGGGGAAAGAAGTGCTGTTCAGCGACAAGACGCGCGGCAAAGACCTGGAAGAAGGTATCGCGGATCTGAAGAACGGTGAAATTCTTCTCGTTCAGAACACACGCTACGAAGATCTGCACGGTTCCAAAGAAAGTAAAAACGATCCGGATCTCGGTAAATACTGGGCATCACTCGGCGACGTATTCGTCAACGACGCGTTCGGTACAGCGCACCGTGAACACGCATCGAACGTCGGTATCAGTGAACACCTGCCGACGGTATCGGGCTTCCTGATGCAAAAAGAAATCGAGTTTATCGGCGGTGCAGTCGATCATCCGAAATCACCGTTCGTTGCAATTTTAGGCGGAGCAAAAGTATCCGACAAAATTAACGTTATCGACAACCTGTTGACTAAAGCTGATAAAATTCTTATCGGCGGAGGAATGGCAAACACTTTCCTGAAAGCACAGGGCCATGCAATTGGAACGTCATTAATCGAAGAAGACAACATTAAAATTGCAGAAGAACTGCTGCAAAAAGCCGACGGTAAACTTGTTCTGCCGGTCGATGTTGTGGCAGCTGCTGAATTTTCGAATGACGCAGACCACCGTATCGTTTCAGTCGATGAGATTCCGGACGATATGATGGCGCTCGATATCGGTACTGAAACTGTTAAATTATATGAAGACACACTTAAAGGTGCAAAAACTGTCGTCTGGAACGGACCGATGGGCGTATTCGAAATGTCGAACTTTGCTCAGGGGACTGTAGGTGTCTGCCAGGCAATCGCCGACCTTGAAGATGCAGTAACGATTATCGGCGGCGGCGATTCTGCAAGCGCGGCACAGGTGCTCGGTTTTGCAGATAAATTCAGCCACATTTCAACTGGCGGCGGTGCTTCACTGGAATATTTGGAAGGTAAGGAATTGCCGGGTCTGAAGGCAATTGATAACGCTGAGGAGGAGTAAGTCATATGCGCACACCATTAATTGCGGGTAACTGGAAAATGAATATGACAGTATCGGAAGCGGGAGCATTTGCTGACGAACTGTTAAATAATAAATTAAATCAAGGGGTTGAAGCGGCGGTATGTGCGCCGTTTATCGACCTGCCTGTACTTATAGAGAAATTTAAAGACACTGACATTAAAGTCGGTGCACAAAATGTGTACTACGAACAGAGTGGTGCGTTTACGGGAGAAATCTCTGCACCGATGCTGAAGGAGCTTGGAGTACATTACGTCATTGCAGGACATTCCGAGAGACGCGAACTGTTCGGTGAGTCGGACAGCGACATTAACAAAAAAGCACATGCTGTTATTGAAGCGGGTATGGTGCCGATTATTTGTGTCGGTGAAACTGAAGCCGAGCGCGACAACGGCGAGCATACTGAAAAAGTTGCAAACCAGGTGAAAGCGGCGCTTCAGGGCGTCAAAGCCGAAGCGGCGGGTGACCTTGTGATTGCCTACGAACCGATCTGGGCGATTGGTACCGGCAAGAGCGCAACGAGCGATGATGCGAATGCCATGTGCAAGTCAATCAGAACAAAAGTTGAAAAGCTTTACGATAAAGGTGTTGCAGACAGCGTGCGTATTTTATACGGCGGTTCGGTAAAACCGGCAACGGTCGAAGAGCTGATGTCTAAAAGTGATGTGGACGGCGCCTTAGTCGGCGGTGCAGCTCTGAAAACTGATGACTATACTGCACTGGTTGCAGGAGCTTTGCGATGAAACAGCCTGCTGCCTTAATCATTCTGGACGGTTTTGCCGAACGTGAAGAAACGTTCGGCAATGCAATAGCACATGCAGATATGCCGAACTTTAAAAAATATAAGGAGATGTTTCCGCATGCAAGCTTAAGCGCTGCGGGAATGGACGTCGGTCTGCCTGATGGGCAGATGGGGAACTCCGAAGTCGGTCATTTAAATATCGGTGCAGGCCGTGTTGTGTATCAGAGCTTAACGCGTATTAACAAGTCGATTGAAGATGGTGACTTTCACGAAAATGCAGTGCTGCTCGATGCGCTGAATCATGTGAAAACTCACAACAGCAAGCTTCACATTATGGGACTGTTAAGTGACGGAGGAGTGCATTCGCACTACAGCCATCTGTTTGAAATACTGAAAATGGCGAAGATTAACGGTCTCGAAGATGTGTTCGTGCACGGCTTCTTAGACGGCCGCGACGTATCGAAAACGTCGGCGCTGACTTACATAGAAGAAACGGAACGTCAGTTTTCAAATATCGGTGTCGGAAAGTTTTCAACGATCAGCGGACGTTACTATGCGATGGACCGCGACAAACGCTGGGAACGGGAAAAACCGGCATACGATGCAATGGTTCACGGTGAAGCGGCTGTGTTTCCAAGTGCGGCGGCCGGTGTTGAAGCGAGCTATGTGAACGAAGTGTTCGATGAATTCGTCGAGCCGTTTATCGTCAGCGAAGCAAACACGATCGGCGATAACGATGCAGTGATTTTCATCAACTTCAGACCGGACCGCGCCGCTCAGCTGAGTGAAGCATTTACAGCGACCGGGTTTAACGGCTTTGACTGCCGCGGTAAAATCGATAATCTGAAGTACGTAACATTTACGAAATACAGTGAAGCGGTTATTGCAGATATTGTATTCGACAAGGTGGACCTTGTAAATACGCTCGGTGAAGTCGTGTCGAACGCAGGGAAGACACAGCTCCGCATTGCGGAAACTGAAAAGTACCCGCACGTGACATACTTTATGAACGGCGGCCGCCACGAGGAGTTTGACGGTGAATCGCGTATTCTCGTTAACTCGCCGAAAGTGGCAACGTACGATCTGCAGCCGGAAATGAGTATTTACGAAGTAACTGACCAGCTCACAGGCGCCCTGGACGGCGGGGATCTCGATATGGTGATTTTAAACTTTGCGAACCCCGACATGGTCGGTCACAGCGGCATGCTCGAACCGACGGTTAAAGCGCTGGAAGCCGTGGACGAGTGTCTCGGTAAAGTTGTCGATAAAATTCTCGAACTTAACGGGACTGCAATTATTACAGCGGACCACGGCAACGCCGATGAAGTCGTGACACTTGCAGGTGAGCCGATGACAGCACACACGGTCAATCCGGTACCGGTTATCGTGACCGATACGGGAGTAATGCTCCGTGAAGGCGGACGCCTTGCGGACCTTGCACCGACGATGCTGGATATTATAAATATCAGCCAGCCTGAAGACATGACAGGCACAAGCCTTTTAATTAAAAATACGTTATAATAAATTCGAACTTAACTAATAAAGGAGTAGGATGACATGCCATTAATTACAGATGTATATGCACGTGAAGTTTTAGACTCTAGAGGAAACCCGACAATTGAAGTTGAGGTATTAACAGAAAGCGGTGCTTTCGGCCGCGCACTGGTTCCTTCAGGCGCTTCTACAGGAGAACATGAAGCGGTAGAACTCCGTGATGGTGACTCATCACGCTTCTTAGGCAAAGGTGTCGAGCAGGCAGTTGAAAACGTCAATGCCATTATTGCACCGGAATTAATCGACGGGGAATTTTCTGTTCTTGAACAGGTTTCAATCGATAAAATGCTTATTCAGTTAGACGGAACAAAAAATAAAGAAAAACTGGGTGCCAACGCTATTTTAGGTGTATCGATTGCCGTAGCGAAAGCAGCAGCAGATATTCTCGGACAGCCGCTTTACAAATATTTAGGCGGATTCAACGCGGTTCAGCTGCCTGTGCCGATGATGAACATTATTAACGGCGGAGAGCATGCTGACAACAGTATCGACATTCAGGAATTCATGATTATGCCTGTTGGCGCTGACACATTCAAGGAATCACTTCGCATGGGTACAGAAATTTTCCACCACCTGGCGAAAGTTTTATCAGCAAAAGGCTACAGCACTGCTGTCGGTGATGAAGGCGGATTCGCTCCGAACCTGAAATCAAACGAAGAAGCACTGGAAGTAATCGGTGAAGCAGTTGCTGCCGCTGGTTACGACCTTGGTACCGACATCGTTCTTGCGATGGACGCGGCATCGAGCGAGTTCTTCAATAAGGAAACAGGTAACTACGAGCTTAAAGGTGAAGGTAAAACTTACTCATCAGAAGAGCTTGTTGACTGGTACGGCGACATGGTTGCGAAGTACCCGATTATCTCAATTGAAGACGGCCTGGACGAAAACGACTGGGCAGGAACTAAACTTCTTACAGACAAAATCGGCGATAAAGTTCAGCTTGTCGGAGACGATCTGTTCGTGACGAACACTGAGAAGTTAGTTCAGGGCATCGAGCAGGGTGTCGGCAACTCAATCCTTGTTAAAGTGAACCAGATTGGTACACTGACAGAAACATTCGAAGCAATCGAAGTTGCTCAGCGTGCAGGTTACACTGCAGTCATCTCACACCGTTCAGGTGAAACAGAAGACACAACAATCGCTGACATCGCAGTTGCAACAAACGCAGGTCAGATTAAGACTGGTGCACCGTCACGTACTGACCGCGTTGCTAAATACAATCAGCTGCTCCGCATCGAAGACGAATTATACGAAACAGGCACATACAAAGGTTTAGCATCATTCTACAACCTTAACAAATAATATTATTACAGTGAAAACCCCTCTTTGAGAGGGGTTTTTGTTGTTTGTTTCGGGGTGATGTGGGGGAGGTGATAAGTGGCGTGGAATTCGTGGACATATCACTTAAAAGGGGTGAAACGGTGATAAGTGCTGAGAAAACTCTCGACTTATCACCAAAAGAGGGTGAAACGGTGATAAATGCTGAGAAAACTCTCGACTTATCACCAAAAGTGGATGAATCGGTGATAAGTGCTGAGAAAATTCTCGACATATCACCAAAAAGCGATGAAATGGTGATAAGTGCTGAGAAACTTCCCGACTTATCACCAAAAGAGGATGAAACGGTGATAAGCGCTGTGAAAATTCTCGACATATCACCAAAAAGCGATGAAATGGTGATAAGTGCTGAGAAAACTCTCGACTTATCACCAAAAGTGGATGAAATGGTGATAAGTGCTGAGAAACTTCCTGACATATCACCAAAAGAGGATGAAACGGTGATAAGTGCTGAGAAACTTCCCGACATATCACCAAAAAGCGATAAAACGGTGATAAGTCTTGTGAAACCACCCGACATATCACCAAAAAGCGATAAAACGGTGATAAGTCTTGTGAAACCACCCGACATATCACCAAAAGGCACTAAAACGGTGATAAGTCTTGTGAAACCACCCGACATATCACCAAAAGGCACTAAAACGGTGATAAGTCCCGAGGAAAATCGCAACTTATCACCGCAAACCAATAACTCTCAACTTCAGATAACGAATACTATCAAAACGATATTTTATTTTCCCTCCTGTACTTATTAACGACTGCTTTGCTGACGGCACCCCCGCTTAATGTTGAAATCATCGCCGGAGTGATGACCCAGGTGTCATTTAACGTACGCAGTTCATCGATTAAACATTCTACAATATTTAAAGTTTTGTATGCAGTTTTACAAAATTTGCAATGATACAAATGACGGTTCACACGCACCAGCTCCGCGACCGAATCGCACCGATAACAAAATACGCCGGGGCGGAGCTCCCCGAAACTGACATTGGCCGGCAGGTCATATATCGAACGTACGAGCCGGCGGCTGTCGAGATAATCGATGAGCGTGCTGTGATCATAATGATTGGAAGTACATATCGCAGCAAGCCGCCGGTGTGTATTGCTTGGTATCATCAAATTTTCTAAGTTAGGCATGTTGTAGATGGTCTGGCGGGGATTCACGAATACGAGGTGCGGTGTAATCTCACTTTTAAATCCGCCTTCACGTATAAGGGAATCGAGTGAAGTGCGCTGGCGGTTCACCTGCATGCTTAAGTCCTTGTACTCCCGGCCGCCGGTGAAGAACCAGGATTTCGATCCGTACACCAGATCGAAGCCGAAGTTTTTCACTTCAAAAGTATAGAGGCGGTCGCCGGCGACAAGCACGTTATCTATCTGTACTTCGCCAAGGCCGCCGGCGACTTTCAAATACTCGGTTCCGGCATCAATTTTAAAACGGTAGTCTTTTAAATGAAAAACATCCAGCGCCCGAACGGATTCATCGAGCAGTCTATCAAATAAAAGTTCACCTTCAAATCCTCGGGCTAATTTCTCCTTTTCTTTTTCTTCGGTTTCACCGAGCAGTGTGCGGCGCGACAAAATTTTCAGCTGTTTGAGTTTTAATGGAAGTTTACGCATGGCACTAACATAATCGACAGGTAAATTATCTCCAAATGACAGTAATTTAAAAACTGCGCAAAAAATGAACAGTTCTCAGCAGCCGGACCTCCGCCACTCCCGGACCCCTGCCACCCCCATACCAATACGCCAATATAACAACTACATTACAAAACAACGCTATACATTGCACATACAGTAAATTTTTGGTACTATTTATACTGTTAATATAAATCGGAGGGGTATCTTCATGCAGACACTACTCATCGTTCTGTTAATCATCGTGTGTATATCGCTTATCGCTGTAGTGTTACTACAATCCGGAAAAAGTGCCGGCCTGTCAGGAGCAATCGGCGGCGGTGCTGAGCAAATGTTCGGTAAGCAAAAAGCGCGCGGTATGGACATGGTTCTACATAGAGCAACTGTAATTTTAGCAATTCTGTTCTTTATGATAATGCTGTTACTGACATACTTAGGTTAATACGTTAAAAGGTGGGCCCGAATCCGATTAATCCCGGATTCAGGCTCTTTTTTTATGTTTGGAACGTTGATTCTTTAGTATCTTTGAAATTTAGCGTACAATAAAAGCAACACTATTTTGAGGTGACCTCATGAATATCAAACTGCCCGAAAAATTTTATTTTAAAAAAGACAGCGGGGATTATGCGGTGCTGCTGCTCCACGGATTTACGGGGAATACATCCGATGTGAGACAGCTCGGCCGCTACCTGCAGAAAAAGGACATGACATCCTATTCGATAAACTACGAGGGGCATGCCGAACATCCGCGGAAGATTACGGAGTCCACGCCGTTTGTCTGGTATAAAGAGGCGGTTGAAGCATACGATTTCCTCCGCGCTGAAGGCTACAGCAATATTTTTGTTGCGGGCGTTTCTCTCGGCGGCGTGTTTGCGCTGAAGCTTGCAGCAGAGCGCGATGTGACAGGCGTTGCGACGATATGCAGTCCGATGTATATGAAAGAAGCATCAACGCTGTATGCGCAGTTTATCGCGTACGCAGAAAAGTACTTAAAGATGTTCGAACAGAAGTCGCCTGAAGAGATCAAAACAGTGACGGATAAACTGGAAATGACAGCTGTTTTCGATGACATCAGGACGTTTATAAATTCGGTAAGAGGGAATTTGGAAGATGTCAGCGTCCCGCTGTTTACCGCCCAGGCGGTGCATGACAAAGTGATCGATCCGGACAGTGCCAACGTCATTTACGACGGCGCCGGGACTGATGAAAAAGTAATTAAATGGTACGATAAAGGCGGTCACGTACTGACTATTGATGAGAGCAAGGAAGAATTATTTGAAGATATATACAATTTTATTGAACAGCACGACTTACAGAATTAATAACAGATATGGAGGATTACAATGAGAGACTTTAAAGAAGAAATATTGGCCATTGTAAACAGCAATGACTATAAACCGATGACAACAGATGAGTTTAAAGAATCTTTTGGAGCGGATGATTCGGATGAATTCAAAGATATGGTGAAAACTTTAGTCTCTCTTGAAGAATCCGGTAAATTAGTACGCACGAAGAAAGACAAATATATGAAGTCGCCTGACTCGAACAAAGTAAAAGGGACTTTATCCATGCACAAGCGCGGATTTGGTTTCCTGCGTCCGGAAGAGGACGATATCGAGGATGTGTTCATTCCGCCAAACGCGGTTAACGGTGCATTCGACGGGGATACTGTGCTCGTTGAAGTGGAAACGAATACGCGCGGCGACAAGACAGAAGGTCATGTTGTCAGTATATTGGAACGCGGAGTTACGAAGTTTGTCGGCGAATACAGTGCCAACGTAAACTACGGTTTCGTTGTGCCTGACTCGAAAACATTCAAAACGGACGTGTTCATTCCGAGAAACAACAACCTCGGTGCGATCGACGGGCACAAAGTGCTTGTTGAAATTACAAAGTATCCGGAAAGCGAAGATCAGGGCAATCCTGAAGGACATGTCGTTCAGATTCTCGGGCATAAAAATGATCCGGGTGTCGACATTCTGTCTATTATTTATCAGCACGGAATCGATATCGATTTCCCTGATGAAGTGCTTGAACAGGCCGAAGCGGTTCCCGAAGAAATTAATCAGGATGATGCGAAAGGCAGAACGGATCTGCGCGATGAGTTTACGATTACAATTGACGGTGCAGATGCAAAAGATCTGGATGACGCAGTCGGCGTGAAAAGGCTCGACAACGGCAACTTTGAGCTGACAGTCAGCATTGCCGACGTCAGCCACTACATTACGAAAAACTCACCGATGGACGAAGAGGCGTATAACCGCGGCACGAGTGTCTATCTGGTGGACCGTGTCATACCGATGATTCCGCACCGTTTATCGAACGGAATCTGTTCGTTAAATCCACACGTTGACCGTCTGACACTCAGCTGCCGCATGGAATTTACTCCGGGCGGTAAAGCAGTCGACCACGAGATTTTCGAAAGTGTTATCAATTCGGATTACCGTATGACTTACGATAACGTTAACTTGATGCTCGAAGATAAAGACCAGGGTGTCATCGACGAGTTCAAAGAAGTTTACGAGCCGCTGCTGATCGCAGAAGAATTGGCTGCAGCGTTACGCAATAAGCGTGAGAAACGCGGTGCCATCGACTTTGATTTCGATGAAGCGGCTGTAGTTGTCGGCGACGACGGCACACCGGAAGATATCGTTCTCCGTGACCGGGGTACAGGCGAGAAAATGATCGAAGAGTTTATGCTCGCAGCGAACGAAGCGGTCGCAGAACACTTCCACTGGATGGATGTGCCGTTTATGTACCGTATTCACGAAGAACCGAAGGAAGAAAAACTGAGCAAATTCTTCGACTTCCTGACAGGTTTCGGTGTCGTCGTCAAAGGAAAAGGCAATCAGATTCACCCTCATGCACTGCAGGAAATTATCGAGGAAGTGAAAGGCCGTCCGGAAGAGATGGTAATTTCAACGCTGATGCTCCGCTCGATGCAGCAGGCGAAGTATTCACCTGAATCACTCGGACACTTCGGATTGTCGACGGAATTCTATACGCACTTTACGTCACCGATCAGACGTTATCCGGATTTAATCGTACACAGATTAATCCGTGAATATCTGTTCAACGGCAAGACGGATGCGAAGACAATCCGACGCAACAAGAGCGAACTGCCTGATATCGCGCAGCATACGTCGGAAAGAGAGCGGCGCGCCCAGGATGCAGAGCGCGACACCGATGA from Jeotgalicoccus saudimassiliensis includes the following:
- the eno gene encoding phosphopyruvate hydratase, which encodes MPLITDVYAREVLDSRGNPTIEVEVLTESGAFGRALVPSGASTGEHEAVELRDGDSSRFLGKGVEQAVENVNAIIAPELIDGEFSVLEQVSIDKMLIQLDGTKNKEKLGANAILGVSIAVAKAAADILGQPLYKYLGGFNAVQLPVPMMNIINGGEHADNSIDIQEFMIMPVGADTFKESLRMGTEIFHHLAKVLSAKGYSTAVGDEGGFAPNLKSNEEALEVIGEAVAAAGYDLGTDIVLAMDAASSEFFNKETGNYELKGEGKTYSSEELVDWYGDMVAKYPIISIEDGLDENDWAGTKLLTDKIGDKVQLVGDDLFVTNTEKLVQGIEQGVGNSILVKVNQIGTLTETFEAIEVAQRAGYTAVISHRSGETEDTTIADIAVATNAGQIKTGAPSRTDRVAKYNQLLRIEDELYETGTYKGLASFYNLNK
- a CDS encoding nuclease-related domain-containing protein produces the protein MRKLPLKLKQLKILSRRTLLGETEEKEKEKLARGFEGELLFDRLLDESVRALDVFHLKDYRFKIDAGTEYLKVAGGLGEVQIDNVLVAGDRLYTFEVKNFGFDLVYGSKSWFFTGGREYKDLSMQVNRQRTSLDSLIREGGFKSEITPHLVFVNPRQTIYNMPNLENLMIPSNTHRRLAAICTSNHYDHSTLIDYLDSRRLVRSIYDLPANVSFGELRPGVFCYRCDSVAELVRVNRHLYHCKFCKTAYKTLNIVECLIDELRTLNDTWVITPAMISTLSGGAVSKAVVNKYRRENKISF
- the secG gene encoding preprotein translocase subunit SecG, yielding MQTLLIVLLIIVCISLIAVVLLQSGKSAGLSGAIGGGAEQMFGKQKARGMDMVLHRATVILAILFFMIMLLLTYLG
- a CDS encoding alpha/beta hydrolase — its product is MNIKLPEKFYFKKDSGDYAVLLLHGFTGNTSDVRQLGRYLQKKDMTSYSINYEGHAEHPRKITESTPFVWYKEAVEAYDFLRAEGYSNIFVAGVSLGGVFALKLAAERDVTGVATICSPMYMKEASTLYAQFIAYAEKYLKMFEQKSPEEIKTVTDKLEMTAVFDDIRTFINSVRGNLEDVSVPLFTAQAVHDKVIDPDSANVIYDGAGTDEKVIKWYDKGGHVLTIDESKEELFEDIYNFIEQHDLQN
- the rnr gene encoding ribonuclease R; this encodes MRDFKEEILAIVNSNDYKPMTTDEFKESFGADDSDEFKDMVKTLVSLEESGKLVRTKKDKYMKSPDSNKVKGTLSMHKRGFGFLRPEEDDIEDVFIPPNAVNGAFDGDTVLVEVETNTRGDKTEGHVVSILERGVTKFVGEYSANVNYGFVVPDSKTFKTDVFIPRNNNLGAIDGHKVLVEITKYPESEDQGNPEGHVVQILGHKNDPGVDILSIIYQHGIDIDFPDEVLEQAEAVPEEINQDDAKGRTDLRDEFTITIDGADAKDLDDAVGVKRLDNGNFELTVSIADVSHYITKNSPMDEEAYNRGTSVYLVDRVIPMIPHRLSNGICSLNPHVDRLTLSCRMEFTPGGKAVDHEIFESVINSDYRMTYDNVNLMLEDKDQGVIDEFKEVYEPLLIAEELAAALRNKREKRGAIDFDFDEAAVVVGDDGTPEDIVLRDRGTGEKMIEEFMLAANEAVAEHFHWMDVPFMYRIHEEPKEEKLSKFFDFLTGFGVVVKGKGNQIHPHALQEIIEEVKGRPEEMVISTLMLRSMQQAKYSPESLGHFGLSTEFYTHFTSPIRRYPDLIVHRLIREYLFNGKTDAKTIRRNKSELPDIAQHTSERERRAQDAERDTDDLKKAEYMMKHVGETFEGVVAGVMNFGMFVELPNTIEGLVHVSHMTDDHYNFNERAMAMIGERTGTMFRIGDKVEIEVLGVNLEERLIDFKVVGMPDRKKRPERRQSSVTIKGDARDNKKEKTRSREKKGSFRKGGKKKPFYKSVAKKAKERSRGL